One window from the genome of Candidatus Methanomethylicota archaeon encodes:
- a CDS encoding sulfite exporter TauE/SafE family protein, which translates to MYSEIIFFVTAGFIAELIDGALGMAYGVSLTTLLLCMGIPPSTASMNVHASEIFTTIASGLSHLKLGNVDGKLFKRLVFPGVVGGVLGAYVLTSTPIEIIKPAVTIYLLVMGLIILIKAFRKMEAKKIVKEAPILALLGGFLDAVGGGGWGPVVTSTLVARSGNPRVSIGSVNLAEFFVTISEVATFVVFLGTIDLLIVACLLTGGIIAAPLGAYLCKRIPAKTLMIMVGILITLLSIRNLYLLVG; encoded by the coding sequence ATGTATTCTGAAATAATATTCTTCGTGACGGCAGGGTTTATAGCTGAACTGATAGATGGAGCTCTCGGAATGGCCTATGGCGTTAGTTTAACGACCCTTCTACTATGTATGGGCATACCGCCTTCCACAGCGAGCATGAACGTACATGCATCTGAAATATTCACAACAATAGCCTCTGGGCTATCCCATTTGAAGCTTGGAAATGTGGATGGAAAGCTGTTTAAGAGGCTCGTATTCCCAGGGGTTGTGGGAGGAGTTTTGGGAGCATATGTATTAACTTCAACACCAATTGAGATAATTAAGCCAGCTGTGACTATATATCTGCTCGTAATGGGCTTAATAATACTAATAAAAGCCTTCAGAAAGATGGAGGCTAAGAAGATTGTTAAAGAAGCCCCAATCCTAGCATTACTCGGAGGATTTCTTGATGCAGTAGGTGGAGGTGGATGGGGGCCAGTAGTGACATCAACTTTAGTTGCCAGGAGTGGAAACCCAAGAGTATCCATAGGCTCAGTAAACCTCGCAGAATTCTTCGTAACTATAAGTGAAGTTGCAACATTCGTAGTCTTTCTAGGCACTATAGACTTACTCATTGTAGCATGCCTACTTACAGGGGGAATTATAGCCGCCCCACTCGGAGCATATCTATGCAAAAGGATTCCCGCAAAAACACTAATGATAATGGTTGGCATACTGATAACCCTTTTAAGTATAAGAAACCTATACTTATTAGTAGGCTAA